A genomic region of Bacteroidota bacterium contains the following coding sequences:
- a CDS encoding T9SS type A sorting domain-containing protein translates to MQAQPSITPDWVNNIGLDNGSDEVRSVAVDASGNVYITGSFQGLAVDFDPGAGTNYLASYSGSTTSDIFLAKYNSSGSLVWAFGLGGSAADVGYNVSISGDYVYLTGVINGTSAIDMDPSTNTNTITGAGSTDAFVAKYTSSLTPTDASFYQWAFAIGGTGADAAYQVVVSGTDIYFCGSIFGGTAIDMDPSTNTNTITGAGANNDGFVAKYNGNFAPSSTSFYTWAFRFGRSTASEIVYSIAVASNNIYIAGQLPTSAGSDLDPSVNTYTLGANGAASDIVIAKYDASLDPTNTSFFIWAFRAGGTTADIGYKLANSGDDLYVTGVINGTTAIDMDPSTNTNSITGAGSTDIFVAKYDGSLLPSNTSFYQWAFRAGSTGADVGYDIFLDGTDLYISGSINGTAAIDMDPSTNTNNITGQGANDAFVAKYDASIDPSNTSFYLYSFALGGTANDVSYAAALESSNFYLVGSLLSTTMDMDPSGSTVNIGSSSSTTDGFIGKYSTAGAYSNAFSVGAGGGSDAGSSITVDASGNVYAVGTFRGENIDFDPSGSTSFLSSSGGTDIYVVKYNSSGALEWAFKIGGTGSDAATSIKLSGTDIYVSGSINGTSAIDMDPSTNTNNLTGAGNDDIFVVKYDGTFAPSSTSFYQWAFKIGNAEFEGKSDFTINGNDLYLVGWSISTSVLDLDPSGNTNTVINGTSSPYVFLAKYDLGVAPSSAAFYQWGFNTELDNNQSKTIITINGTDIVLTSTKQLQSNTVDIDPSVNTYTITGRGLAMVKYDGNFLPSSTSFFKWGWCSGNLDMVNGSSFTDALLDGNYLYVSGAIGYDMDIDPSSNSYNIGGSICGFIDACLIKYDISLLPSNTSFYQWAFTLSSTSDCIGGSNESINSIKIVDDDLYVFGYIDDTPVDVDPSANTSNLTPTSSGQAFCSVYKKNLSPSNTFFYQWGFIPTGGGGFGNEMAVDAIGDLYITGSFYGESVDFDPTAGTLAHSACLTGTTTTNAFVGKYASGVPLPIELTYFNAEAVNNTMVNVSWETASEKNNSHFVVEKTKDGEHFSVVGVVEASGNSSSKINYSTIDSLPYLGISYYRLKQVDYDGKYSYSNLVAVDIDYAGIYVYPNPATNSLNIKLEEKHINSYYEIECIDMLGRCFSIKNYYTENNTITIYKIDIPDGVYTLKILQGDTSFIQRIIISQ, encoded by the coding sequence GTGCAAGCACAACCAAGCATTACACCCGATTGGGTAAATAATATTGGTTTAGATAACGGAAGTGATGAGGTGCGTTCGGTAGCAGTAGATGCTTCTGGAAATGTTTATATAACCGGCTCTTTTCAAGGTTTAGCAGTAGATTTTGATCCTGGTGCCGGAACAAATTACTTGGCTTCGTATTCTGGCTCTACTACGAGCGATATTTTTTTGGCTAAATACAATAGCTCAGGTTCTCTCGTGTGGGCTTTTGGCTTAGGTGGATCTGCTGCAGATGTTGGTTATAATGTATCTATCTCCGGAGACTATGTATATTTAACCGGAGTAATTAATGGCACATCTGCCATTGATATGGATCCATCTACTAATACAAATACTATTACCGGAGCGGGCTCTACCGATGCCTTTGTGGCTAAATACACATCTAGCCTTACACCTACAGACGCTTCTTTTTATCAATGGGCTTTCGCTATCGGAGGAACCGGTGCCGATGCAGCATATCAGGTAGTCGTATCCGGAACCGATATTTATTTTTGCGGAAGCATATTTGGCGGTACCGCTATAGACATGGATCCCTCTACTAACACTAATACCATTACCGGTGCAGGTGCAAACAATGATGGTTTTGTTGCAAAGTACAATGGAAACTTCGCACCAAGTAGTACATCCTTTTATACTTGGGCGTTTCGGTTTGGTAGATCAACAGCAAGTGAGATTGTTTACAGTATAGCCGTGGCTTCAAACAATATTTATATTGCAGGACAACTACCCACTTCAGCTGGTAGCGATTTAGACCCCTCTGTAAATACTTATACCTTAGGAGCAAATGGAGCGGCAAGTGATATTGTTATAGCAAAATATGATGCAAGTTTAGATCCTACCAATACCTCTTTTTTTATTTGGGCTTTTAGGGCAGGGGGAACTACAGCAGATATTGGTTATAAATTAGCCAATAGTGGTGACGACCTTTATGTAACTGGGGTAATTAACGGCACCACCGCTATAGATATGGATCCTTCTACTAACACTAACAGTATAACAGGCGCAGGTAGTACTGATATTTTTGTAGCTAAATACGATGGTAGTTTACTGCCGAGTAACACCTCCTTTTATCAGTGGGCTTTTAGAGCAGGCTCTACCGGAGCCGATGTTGGATATGATATTTTTTTAGATGGAACCGATTTGTACATTTCTGGCTCTATAAACGGAACTGCTGCTATAGACATGGATCCATCAACCAACACAAATAACATAACAGGTCAAGGAGCTAACGATGCATTCGTAGCAAAATACGATGCAAGTATAGATCCAAGCAACACCTCTTTTTATCTTTATTCGTTTGCATTAGGTGGCACGGCTAATGATGTAAGTTATGCAGCGGCTTTAGAATCATCTAACTTTTATTTGGTAGGTAGTCTGCTGAGCACTACTATGGATATGGACCCAAGTGGAAGCACTGTAAACATAGGATCTTCATCAAGCACAACCGATGGCTTTATTGGAAAATACTCTACTGCAGGGGCGTATAGTAATGCGTTCTCAGTTGGAGCAGGGGGAGGAAGTGATGCCGGTAGCTCTATAACAGTAGATGCTTCCGGTAATGTGTATGCAGTTGGTACGTTTAGGGGGGAGAATATAGACTTTGACCCATCTGGTTCTACTTCTTTTTTATCTTCTTCCGGTGGCACGGACATTTATGTGGTTAAATACAATAGTTCTGGGGCACTTGAATGGGCGTTTAAAATTGGAGGAACAGGAAGTGATGCTGCTACTAGTATTAAATTATCCGGAACAGATATTTATGTTTCAGGCTCTATTAATGGCACTAGTGCTATTGATATGGATCCATCTACCAATACTAACAACTTAACAGGGGCTGGGAATGACGATATTTTTGTTGTAAAATACGATGGAACTTTTGCACCTAGCAGCACCTCTTTTTATCAGTGGGCGTTTAAAATTGGGAATGCAGAGTTCGAAGGCAAAAGTGATTTTACCATTAACGGCAACGATTTATACTTGGTAGGATGGTCTATATCCACTTCTGTTTTAGATCTTGATCCATCTGGAAATACCAATACAGTTATAAATGGCACCAGCTCTCCTTATGTCTTTTTGGCTAAATACGATTTAGGCGTAGCTCCCAGTAGTGCTGCTTTTTATCAATGGGGGTTTAATACCGAATTAGATAATAATCAGTCGAAGACCATTATAACTATAAACGGAACAGATATTGTTCTTACATCAACAAAGCAGCTGCAATCAAATACAGTAGATATAGACCCTTCTGTAAATACCTATACAATAACAGGCAGAGGTTTAGCTATGGTAAAATACGATGGTAATTTTTTACCTAGCAGCACTAGCTTTTTTAAGTGGGGTTGGTGTAGTGGTAATCTTGATATGGTCAATGGCTCATCTTTTACTGATGCACTTTTGGACGGCAACTATCTATATGTATCAGGGGCAATAGGGTATGATATGGATATAGACCCTTCCTCTAATAGCTACAACATAGGGGGATCTATATGCGGATTTATTGACGCATGTTTAATAAAATATGATATTAGCTTACTTCCTTCAAACACTTCTTTTTATCAATGGGCATTTACTCTTTCTAGTACAAGTGATTGCATTGGAGGTTCAAATGAATCTATCAACTCCATAAAAATAGTTGATGATGACCTATATGTATTCGGCTATATTGATGATACTCCCGTTGATGTAGATCCATCCGCTAATACTAGTAATCTAACCCCTACATCATCAGGACAAGCTTTTTGTTCAGTATATAAGAAAAATCTATCTCCATCAAATACATTTTTTTACCAATGGGGCTTTATTCCAACAGGTGGGGGTGGTTTTGGAAATGAAATGGCGGTTGATGCAATAGGAGATTTATACATTACTGGCTCGTTTTATGGTGAGTCGGTAGATTTTGACCCTACTGCAGGAACATTGGCGCATTCGGCTTGTTTAACCGGAACAACAACAACAAATGCGTTCGTTGGAAAATACGCTTCTGGTGTTCCACTTCCTATTGAGCTTACATATTTTAATGCCGAAGCTGTAAATAACACAATGGTAAATGTTAGCTGGGAAACTGCTTCCGAAAAAAACAACAGTCATTTTGTGGTGGAAAAAACAAAAGATGGAGAACATTTTAGCGTGGTAGGAGTGGTAGAGGCAAGCGGAAATTCATCTTCTAAAATAAATTATTCAACCATCGACTCTTTGCCATACTTAGGAATCTCGTACTATAGGTTGAAGCAGGTTGATTATGACGGAAAATACAGCTACTCCAATTTAGTGGCTGTTGATATAGATTATGCTGGAATTTATGTTTATCCTAATCCAGCAACCAATTCCTTAAACATAAAACTAGAAGAGAAACATATAAATAGTTATTATGAAATAGAGTGTATAGATATGTTAGGAAGGTGCTTTTCGATTAAAAATTACTATACAGAAAATAATACCATTACAATATATAAAATTGATATCCCTGATGGAGTATATACATTAAAAATACTTCAAGGCGATACATCCTTTATTCAAAGGATAATTATATCTCAGTAG
- a CDS encoding DMT family protein encodes MNYITPITLLILSNAFMTIAWYGHLRFKDIKLLENTGLFGIIMISWLIALFEYCFQVPANRLGYSGNGGAFSLVELKVIQEVISLSVFMLFAVLVFKTETFKWNHFVGFVFLILAVYFIFKK; translated from the coding sequence ATGAATTACATTACTCCAATAACATTACTCATATTGTCAAATGCATTTATGACAATTGCTTGGTATGGACACTTACGATTCAAAGACATTAAGTTACTCGAAAACACTGGCCTTTTCGGAATAATCATGATTAGTTGGCTAATTGCTCTTTTTGAATATTGTTTTCAGGTGCCGGCAAACAGGCTTGGATACAGTGGAAACGGAGGAGCGTTCTCTTTAGTTGAATTAAAGGTGATTCAGGAAGTAATTTCCTTATCTGTATTTATGCTGTTTGCTGTGTTGGTCTTTAAAACAGAAACATTCAAATGGAATCACTTTGTAGGTTTTGTTTTCCTGATTTTAGCGGTATATTTTATTTTTAAGAAATAG
- the radA gene encoding DNA repair protein RadA, which yields MAKVKTAFFCQNCGAQSPKWVGKCNSCGEWNTFVEEVLEKADTNSVANTLPSGLKKVAKPQKIDEISLSQEHRIPIYDKELSRVLGGGIVPGSLVLFGGEPGIGKSTLMLQLALQLKKLKILYVSGEESEQQIRMRSERIGIDNPGCYILNETATQNIFKQIEQLEPNLIIIDSIQTLHTARIESSPGSVSQIRECTNELMRFAKESSTPVFLIGHITKDGSLAGPKVLEHMVDTVLQFEGDRNHVYRLLRTTKNRFGSTNELGIYEMQGVGLRQVSNPSEILISAREEPVSGIAIAATMEGLRPMLIETQALVSSAAYGTPQRSSTGFDLRRLSMLLAVLEKRCGFRLAAKDVFLNIAGGIKVEDPAIDLAVVCAVLSSNVDLPINPKACFAAEVGLSGEIRPVNRVEQRISEAEKLGFEQIFISRYNKGISAKDYGIQLIQVGKMEEVFRQLFA from the coding sequence GTGGCTAAAGTAAAAACAGCATTTTTTTGTCAAAATTGTGGGGCACAATCTCCTAAGTGGGTTGGTAAGTGCAACTCGTGTGGTGAATGGAACACTTTCGTAGAAGAAGTACTAGAAAAAGCAGACACCAATTCTGTTGCAAATACATTACCAAGTGGATTAAAAAAAGTGGCAAAGCCTCAAAAGATAGACGAGATAAGCCTTTCACAAGAACACAGAATTCCGATCTATGATAAAGAACTAAGCAGAGTTTTGGGAGGCGGTATCGTTCCAGGTTCATTGGTATTATTTGGCGGAGAGCCGGGCATTGGAAAATCAACACTGATGCTACAGTTGGCACTGCAATTAAAAAAACTTAAAATTCTATACGTATCGGGAGAGGAAAGTGAACAACAAATACGTATGCGTTCGGAACGCATTGGAATTGACAATCCGGGGTGTTATATACTAAACGAAACTGCAACTCAAAATATTTTTAAGCAAATTGAGCAGTTAGAGCCTAACTTAATTATTATAGATTCTATACAAACACTGCATACAGCGCGTATAGAATCTTCCCCTGGAAGTGTATCTCAAATACGTGAGTGTACCAATGAATTGATGCGCTTTGCAAAGGAAAGCAGCACCCCCGTTTTTTTAATTGGCCACATCACAAAAGACGGAAGCCTAGCAGGACCGAAGGTTTTGGAACACATGGTAGATACGGTATTGCAATTTGAAGGAGATAGAAACCATGTATATAGGTTATTGCGAACCACAAAAAATCGTTTTGGCTCTACCAACGAATTAGGTATATACGAAATGCAAGGTGTGGGATTGCGTCAAGTATCAAACCCATCAGAAATATTAATCTCTGCAAGAGAGGAACCTGTAAGTGGAATTGCTATTGCTGCTACCATGGAAGGCTTACGCCCAATGCTAATTGAAACACAAGCATTGGTAAGCTCTGCAGCTTATGGAACCCCGCAGCGTTCGTCAACCGGTTTTGATTTGCGCAGGCTAAGCATGTTGCTCGCTGTGCTTGAAAAGCGCTGTGGCTTTAGGCTTGCAGCCAAAGATGTTTTTTTAAATATTGCAGGCGGAATTAAAGTAGAAGACCCTGCAATTGATTTGGCTGTGGTATGCGCAGTACTTTCTTCCAATGTTGATTTGCCGATAAACCCCAAAGCCTGTTTTGCAGCTGAAGTGGGTTTGTCAGGAGAAATTCGTCCAGTAAACCGCGTGGAGCAACGAATTTCAGAAGCAGAAAAACTAGGATTCGAGCAAATTTTTATATCCCGCTATAACAAAGGTATCTCTGCAAAAGATTATGGAATTCAACTAATTCAGGTTGGCAAGATGGAAGAGGTATTTAGACAATTGTTTGCATAA
- the lnt gene encoding apolipoprotein N-acyltransferase has product MLRLLAYSLLSALLLSFAWPINGFTLLIFVAWIPLLSVENTLSKQNKGGLKLLGFSYLTFLLWNILTTWWIKNASFGGAAMAILANSLLMSFTFQAFHIIKKRISTFNIQHSTFFLIPIWISFEYLHLDWDLTWPWLTLGNIFAAQHTWIQWYEFTGVFGGSLWILLVNILLFEFILHYELQNKKLSIKQLIIALFLIIIPIFFSVLLYNSVQTTLSNKANVVVIQPNIDPYNEKFVDPQSVQIEKMLALAETLVDSTTDFLVLPETALIENIWENNINETESITQLQLFAKKFGKLSIVTGASTLRAFEDGEKVSETARKFSDVDKYYDSYNTALLIDSSKHVQIYHKSKLVPGVEKMPFPWIFKHIEKFAIDLGGTAGSLGVQKERTVLYSKDSIGVAPVICYESIYGEYVSDYVKNGANAIFIITNDGWWGDTHGYKQHLIYGRLRAIETRREIARSANTGISCTINERGDVENKTEWWQPTAFKTTINLHLEKTFYTRFGDAIAAVCLVFTSILSIAAFVLRFIKKK; this is encoded by the coding sequence ATGTTACGACTTTTAGCATATAGCCTACTTTCAGCTCTACTCCTATCATTTGCTTGGCCGATAAATGGATTTACCCTATTGATATTTGTTGCATGGATTCCATTGCTTAGTGTAGAAAATACACTTAGTAAACAAAATAAAGGAGGACTTAAATTATTAGGGTTCTCCTACCTTACTTTCTTGCTGTGGAACATCCTAACCACCTGGTGGATAAAGAATGCTTCCTTTGGAGGAGCCGCCATGGCCATACTAGCCAACTCGCTCTTAATGTCATTTACATTTCAGGCATTTCATATTATTAAAAAACGAATTTCAACATTCAACATTCAGCATTCAACATTTTTCTTAATTCCCATTTGGATCTCGTTTGAATACTTACATCTTGATTGGGATTTAACCTGGCCATGGTTAACACTCGGAAACATATTTGCTGCGCAACATACTTGGATTCAGTGGTATGAGTTTACCGGTGTGTTTGGCGGGTCACTGTGGATATTACTAGTTAACATATTGCTTTTTGAGTTTATACTACACTACGAACTACAAAACAAAAAACTCAGTATTAAACAATTGATTATTGCGCTTTTCTTAATCATTATCCCCATCTTTTTTTCGGTGTTACTATACAATAGTGTACAAACTACACTAAGTAATAAGGCAAATGTGGTTGTTATTCAACCCAACATTGATCCGTATAACGAAAAATTTGTTGATCCACAATCCGTACAAATTGAAAAAATGTTGGCACTCGCAGAAACATTGGTAGACAGCACTACCGATTTTTTGGTTTTGCCGGAAACAGCCTTGATAGAAAACATTTGGGAAAACAATATAAACGAAACAGAGAGCATTACACAACTCCAATTGTTTGCAAAAAAGTTTGGTAAATTATCCATAGTTACCGGAGCATCTACGCTACGCGCGTTTGAGGATGGAGAAAAAGTATCAGAGACGGCTCGCAAATTCAGTGATGTAGATAAGTATTATGATTCCTACAATACAGCGTTACTAATTGATTCTTCGAAACATGTTCAAATTTATCACAAGTCTAAACTAGTTCCCGGTGTTGAGAAAATGCCGTTCCCTTGGATTTTTAAACATATCGAAAAATTTGCCATTGACTTGGGGGGCACCGCAGGAAGCCTTGGTGTACAAAAGGAAAGAACAGTTTTGTATTCCAAAGATTCTATAGGGGTAGCGCCAGTAATTTGCTATGAATCTATTTATGGAGAATATGTTTCAGACTATGTAAAAAATGGAGCGAATGCTATTTTTATAATTACCAACGATGGCTGGTGGGGCGATACTCACGGCTATAAGCAACATTTAATTTACGGCAGACTAAGAGCTATTGAAACACGCAGGGAAATTGCACGTTCTGCTAATACTGGTATTTCATGTACAATAAACGAACGAGGAGATGTTGAAAATAAAACTGAATGGTGGCAACCAACAGCGTTTAAAACAACAATTAATTTACACTTAGAAAAAACTTTTTATACGCGATTTGGAGATGCTATTGCTGCAGTATGTTTAGTGTTTACAAGCATTCTATCGATTGCTGCATTCGTACTTAGATTCATTAAAAAAAAGTAG
- the hemB gene encoding porphobilinogen synthase, with protein sequence MINRPRRLRINSVIREAVAETRISKNMLIYPFFAKKGSNVNNPIGAMPGVSHLSVDLILKETEQLLKKGVNKFLLFGVGEDKTEDASSSYSKNTIVAQAVKELKKQFGSEAYIITDVCVCAYTTHGHCGIIEDKYVVNDKSVNVLSQMALRHAEAGADMVAPSDMMDGRVGAIRTVLDENKLSNTAIMSYAVKFSSAYYGPFREAADSTPQFGDRKSYQMDFRNGREAMKEAMLDEDEGADILMVKPALAYLDVIQNLRNHTNLPVACYNVSAEYSMVKNAAAHNLIDERSIVLENMHAFARAGADLIITYHAKDIALNDWIK encoded by the coding sequence ATGATTAATCGTCCTCGTAGATTGCGCATCAACTCTGTTATTCGCGAAGCAGTAGCAGAAACTCGTATTTCAAAAAATATGCTTATTTATCCTTTTTTTGCAAAAAAGGGCAGCAATGTAAACAACCCAATTGGTGCGATGCCTGGAGTGAGCCACTTGTCGGTTGATTTAATTTTAAAAGAAACAGAACAGCTTTTAAAAAAAGGAGTAAACAAATTTTTATTGTTCGGAGTTGGAGAAGATAAAACAGAAGATGCATCTTCTTCTTACAGCAAAAATACGATAGTAGCGCAAGCAGTAAAAGAACTAAAAAAACAGTTTGGCTCTGAAGCTTATATAATCACCGATGTGTGCGTGTGCGCCTACACTACGCATGGACATTGTGGAATAATTGAAGATAAATATGTGGTAAATGATAAATCGGTGAATGTACTATCGCAAATGGCATTGCGCCATGCTGAAGCAGGGGCTGATATGGTAGCTCCATCGGATATGATGGATGGCAGAGTTGGCGCTATTCGTACTGTACTGGATGAAAACAAGTTGAGCAACACGGCCATCATGTCGTACGCAGTAAAATTCTCCTCGGCTTACTACGGACCATTTAGAGAGGCTGCCGATTCTACTCCACAATTTGGAGATAGAAAGAGTTACCAAATGGACTTCAGAAACGGCAGAGAAGCCATGAAAGAAGCTATGTTGGACGAAGATGAGGGAGCAGATATTTTGATGGTAAAACCAGCACTGGCTTATTTAGATGTAATACAGAATTTACGCAACCACACCAACTTACCGGTAGCGTGTTACAATGTGTCTGCGGAGTACAGCATGGTAAAAAATGCTGCTGCACACAACTTAATTGACGAGCGTTCTATCGTATTAGAAAATATGCACGCGTTTGCTCGTGCGGGGGCCGATTTGATTATTACGTATCATGCGAAGGATATTGCGTTGAATGATTGGATAAAATAA
- a CDS encoding tetratricopeptide repeat protein: protein MASKPLKNKQSKTTTLSLENSRLDKSIIIFLSAIAFLLYFNTLNHGYTLDDYSVIKENIVTVQGFKGIPTILKTSYRYGYLSINDGLYRPLSLVTYAIEWGLFPDKPAISHWINVFLYILTAIVLYRLLRRLLIHQNVLIPLLTTLLFIVHPIHTEIVASIKSRDEILSFLFCLLAGNALLSYSEKKSTSNFLLVSVYFFLALLSKETGITMLAILPLLLYFFRNTTVKQTAISAIPLAVPVVLYFFIRSAVLGSAKGLESVSYIDNSLFATKDTIVQLATAFSVLYEYIQLLFVPTHLVCDRSFNEIPNVPFSNIRAIAGLVIHLALAAIAFVGLKKRTPLSFAILFYLTSIALFSNIVVKIGSIMAERFVYFASFGFCLAVVLLLIQLLKVDTTTKIDSPKKLLAVNKPLIGLLGLVFFLFSFKTIDRNSVWKSNFTLYSNDVNLSPNSCRIHYYLGRELIKEIAPNEKDPRKQKDFFMWGIKEMEKSIAIAPRYADAYSQMGLGYKRMGNSEKAIECYKKGLEIQPNDPITLNNLAAEYFSKGMYKECIEIFERILVIDPRYVDAMVNLASCYGTVQNFDKAIYWFERAVQLSPTNARAFYFLGMTYGYKGNKVKETENLQKAYQLDASLKPK, encoded by the coding sequence ATGGCATCTAAACCATTAAAAAACAAGCAGTCTAAAACAACCACTCTATCTTTAGAAAACTCTAGACTAGACAAATCAATCATTATTTTCCTGTCGGCTATTGCGTTTCTTTTATACTTCAATACACTTAATCACGGCTATACGCTCGATGATTATTCTGTTATAAAAGAAAATATTGTTACAGTACAAGGGTTTAAGGGAATTCCCACTATTTTAAAAACATCTTATCGATACGGATATTTATCTATAAACGATGGTTTGTACCGGCCACTTTCATTGGTAACGTACGCTATTGAATGGGGGCTATTTCCCGACAAACCTGCCATATCGCATTGGATAAATGTTTTTTTGTACATACTCACTGCCATTGTTTTATATCGATTGTTGAGGAGATTACTCATTCATCAAAACGTTTTAATTCCGCTTTTAACAACGCTATTGTTTATTGTACACCCCATTCATACCGAGATTGTAGCAAGTATAAAAAGTAGGGATGAAATTTTAAGTTTTTTATTTTGTCTGTTAGCAGGAAATGCGCTACTCTCTTATTCTGAAAAAAAATCGACTAGTAATTTTCTCCTTGTCAGTGTCTATTTCTTTTTGGCACTTTTATCGAAGGAAACCGGTATAACCATGTTGGCTATATTGCCTTTGTTACTCTATTTTTTCAGAAATACAACCGTTAAACAAACCGCCATATCTGCTATTCCTTTGGCAGTGCCGGTTGTTTTATACTTTTTTATTAGAAGCGCTGTATTGGGCTCCGCTAAAGGACTGGAGAGCGTGTCGTATATAGACAACTCTTTATTTGCAACAAAAGATACAATAGTGCAACTTGCCACTGCATTCTCGGTTTTGTATGAGTACATTCAGCTTTTATTTGTACCCACCCACTTGGTGTGCGACCGATCATTTAACGAAATTCCGAATGTGCCGTTTTCCAACATTCGAGCAATTGCAGGATTAGTAATTCATTTGGCTCTTGCAGCAATTGCTTTTGTTGGATTGAAAAAAAGAACCCCACTTAGTTTTGCTATTCTATTCTATCTAACATCTATCGCGTTGTTTTCGAATATAGTAGTTAAAATAGGCTCTATCATGGCAGAGCGTTTTGTTTACTTTGCTTCATTTGGTTTTTGCTTGGCGGTTGTATTGCTTCTAATACAACTACTAAAAGTAGACACCACCACAAAAATTGATTCGCCCAAAAAACTACTAGCTGTAAACAAGCCACTGATTGGGCTGTTGGGGCTTGTGTTTTTTCTATTCTCTTTCAAAACTATTGACAGGAATAGTGTTTGGAAAAGTAATTTTACACTTTATTCTAACGATGTAAATTTATCCCCTAACAGCTGTAGAATACACTATTACTTAGGTAGAGAGCTTATTAAAGAAATAGCTCCAAACGAAAAAGACCCGAGGAAACAAAAAGATTTTTTTATGTGGGGTATAAAAGAAATGGAAAAGTCAATTGCCATTGCACCTCGATATGCCGATGCCTACAGCCAAATGGGGCTTGGGTACAAACGCATGGGCAATTCGGAAAAAGCAATTGAGTGTTATAAAAAAGGGTTAGAAATACAGCCCAATGATCCTATTACACTTAACAACCTAGCTGCAGAATATTTTTCAAAAGGAATGTACAAGGAATGCATAGAAATTTTTGAGCGCATATTAGTTATTGACCCACGATATGTAGATGCCATGGTAAACCTAGCGAGCTGTTATGGCACGGTGCAAAATTTTGATAAAGCTATTTATTGGTTCGAAAGAGCGGTACAATTGTCGCCTACCAATGCACGAGCATTTTATTTCTTAGGAATGACTTATGGGTACAAAGGCAACAAAGTAAAAGAAACGGAAAACCTACAAAAAGCCTATCAACTGGATGCTTCCTTAAAACCCAAATAA
- a CDS encoding NifU family protein: METTTIKKPVIVYAESTPNPATMKFVANSLLIADGATAEYLSPASTKGAPIAAKLFQLPFVKSIFINSNYITVTKKDGIAWDDIILELREFIKSYLDSGSAVVTELPKVEVHTDNRFSETKTIYSEHVAPQNETEHKIIEVLEQYIRPAVEQDGGLITFKSFSEGVVTVALKGSCSGCPSSTITLKAGIEGLLKKMVPGVNEVVAEAL; encoded by the coding sequence ATGGAAACTACTACAATTAAAAAACCGGTGATTGTTTATGCCGAAAGCACGCCCAATCCGGCAACCATGAAATTTGTGGCAAACAGCCTGTTGATTGCAGATGGCGCTACGGCTGAATATCTAAGCCCTGCATCTACAAAAGGTGCGCCCATAGCGGCTAAGCTATTTCAACTGCCCTTTGTAAAGTCTATTTTTATTAACTCCAATTATATAACTGTTACCAAAAAGGATGGTATTGCTTGGGATGATATTATTTTAGAATTGCGCGAATTTATTAAATCGTATTTAGACTCCGGAAGTGCTGTTGTAACCGAACTGCCAAAAGTAGAGGTGCATACAGACAATCGCTTTTCGGAAACAAAAACAATATATAGTGAACATGTTGCTCCGCAAAACGAAACAGAGCATAAAATTATTGAAGTGTTGGAACAGTACATTAGACCTGCTGTTGAGCAAGATGGAGGATTAATTACTTTCAAATCGTTTTCAGAAGGTGTTGTTACTGTTGCCCTTAAAGGCTCATGCAGTGGCTGCCCATCATCAACCATTACTCTAAAAGCCGGGATTGAAGGGTTGTTAAAAAAAATGGTACCTGGCGTAAACGAGGTTGTTGCGGAAGCATTGTAA